From a region of the Palaemon carinicauda isolate YSFRI2023 unplaced genomic scaffold, ASM3689809v2 scaffold2724, whole genome shotgun sequence genome:
- the LOC137636335 gene encoding uncharacterized protein, giving the protein MNAHDKLLHSGSYAVLTELRRNYFIPKHFSTVKKALKQCVHCRRFNSRSIKLNQNSYRDFRCNPPNVPFANIFIDYLGPFSVKVSVGTHKVWLLCLTCTWSRAINMKIVKSLNVSEFLRAFQMHCLEYGIPQLCISDQGSQLVAGANIITSFIRDPETLLYFEENNVAPLSFQQYSKGASQLGSMVEVCVKMVKRLIFGAIKNNILSYSDFEFLVCNVIHLANRRPIAFKEVVRNDSKDSLPEPITPEHLIRGYELSSLNLIPELQSIPQDPDFDSRDIERSYQGLCKVKENLNNIYHNEFLGNLLYQAIDRKDRYRPVSHALIKPGDVVLVKEEHTKRSNYPLGLVREVVSNDLGKVTKVTVLKGKTKKISKLHASQIIPFLEINTTDDVVCNTDNKNVPGADRKKISSRPKRKAATVSEERTRKILL; this is encoded by the coding sequence atgaatgctcatgataaattacttcattctggtagttatgccgtattgaccgaattaagaagaaattatttcatacccaaacatttttctactgttaagaaagctttgaagcagtgtgttcattgccgtcggttcaatagtcgtagcattaaacttaatcagaattcctatagagatttccgttgtaatccacctaatgtaccttttgccaatatatttatagattatcttggtccattttcagttaaagttagtgttgggacacataaagtatggttattatgtttgacttgtacttggtctagagcaattaatatgaagatagttaaaagtttaaatgtaagtgaatttttaagagcttttcagatgcattgtttggagtatgggatccctcagttgtgcattagtgatcagggatcgcagcttgtagccggagctaatattattacatcgtttatcagggatccagaaactttactttattttgaagaaaataatgttgcccctctttcctttcaacaatattccaaaggtgctagtcagttgggatctatggttgaggtgtgcgttaaaatggtaaaaaggttaatttttggagcaataaagaataacattttatcctattcggattttgaatttttagtatgtaatgtgatccatctcgctaatagacgtcccatagcttttaaggaagttgttagaaatgatagtaaagattctcttcctgaaccaatcacccctgaacatttgatcagagggtatgagctgtcttctttaaatttgattcctgaattgcagagcattccacaagatccagattttgattccagagacatagagaggagttaccaggggttgtgcaaggttaaagaaaatcttaataatatttatcataatgagtttttaggtaatttattatatcaagctattgaccgaaaggacaggtatcgtccggtttctcatgcattgataaagccaggagatgtagttcttgtgaaggaggaacatactaaaaggagtaattatcccctaggattagttcgcgaagttgtaagtaatgatttgggaAAGGTGACAAaagtaactgtactgaaagggaaaactaaaaagattagtaagttacatgcaagtcaaataattcctttccttgagattaatactactgatgatgtagtttgtaatactgataataagaatgttcctggtgctgatagaaagaaaatttcctcgcggcctaaaagaaaagctgctacggtaagtgaggaaagaacaagaaaaattttgctctaa